A genomic region of Candidatus Spechtbacteria bacterium contains the following coding sequences:
- a CDS encoding LAGLIDADG family homing endonuclease, with protein MQEVSRARSTSRKPFQRNLSLKGPIGKERIHRKKLPPQYVAGFIDGEGSFAVSVGKRKERDYKHPRSVEIRAEFEIELRADDREILERILVTIGCGKIYDCSYERYGWYPHAKYKITSSKDLVAYLFPFLDANHLQAKKAKTYILFKRIVTMYRNKEHLTDKGFSEMVRLREQMRFLGKKHSMEAARIR; from the coding sequence ATGCAAGAAGTCAGCAGAGCTCGTAGTACCAGTCGTAAACCTTTCCAAAGAAATTTATCTTTGAAGGGTCCGATTGGAAAGGAGCGAATTCATCGAAAAAAATTGCCTCCTCAATATGTCGCAGGATTCATTGATGGTGAAGGATCGTTTGCGGTAAGCGTTGGAAAACGAAAAGAACGAGATTATAAACATCCTCGCTCTGTCGAAATACGTGCCGAGTTTGAAATCGAACTCCGCGCAGATGATCGTGAAATCCTCGAACGAATTCTTGTGACAATTGGTTGTGGGAAAATATATGATTGCTCGTATGAGAGGTACGGATGGTACCCCCACGCGAAGTATAAAATTACCAGTTCAAAAGATTTGGTAGCGTATCTTTTTCCATTTTTAGATGCAAATCATCTTCAAGCAAAGAAAGCAAAAACATACATACTGTTTAAGAGAATTGTCACTATGTATCGCAATAAAGAACACCTTACAGATAAGGGTTTCAGCGAAATGGTGCGATTGCGTGAACAGATGCGTTTTCTTGGCAAGAAGCATTCGATGGAAGCCGCCAGGATACGGTAA